A single region of the Drosophila takahashii strain IR98-3 E-12201 chromosome 2R, DtakHiC1v2, whole genome shotgun sequence genome encodes:
- the LOC108062249 gene encoding cilia- and flagella-associated protein 61 isoform X1, which produces MNDFDVRLAEVADLDGINKLIRSPGVKWFGNIRPKFRGKDTLFHSYQTYRMLATCRQSSKLVAYAEFRNYPSITALPTDCWLEWLCVRYCLTLSISWLNALFFNFCIYKSEASAVLVEIVKEVLYRENRVWYLIAVRPPYVRQPSHFVESYDDLEKIAQVIYPQEFSTDKNSNTQSLYIVQRFDLLPRISYRKALPEDNDDIIELQSVEMPELREELGEFYIAEEVMRQDADAKKSLLVVAETTNQCQETEMALFLWLSTDIDIMFYVCNYEVEQLGNLVKPVDRQSFHYETITVSSVQRRAEASMFTTDALDDLDAVTILGGLQKVDSGMSVASVGKLKVSSIGGTIDDTVAASENKFYMRECLYSKFKYILEKLHSPEYYLRHEHNVINFIYPAGLEPAGQAAMEAASNVFILKCLVARQDFPLPRLFNALVAMFCAYPERDYCMMLITSKNKASKSLMELLQYFMPVVSRPSNVCDLDDVYITHRSTIFGEISLYKLAKEDVSVVHKMALGNLKSEENSPESSTSSFSYCSKVNERAELDHELHVLDAIMKDVLENEFSEYAMFTIRCGNSTRSAKENTSIGFVVLRQFHSHDKLFDHYHLPRHDNHLNGRRAEIISLRLHPLFLVSADLIFRDLARKTNFYDFYFISAFEGYKYSNDLKKMMMVIEPKPVKKAPVYSEASADLKKPMSQLHLPVPNFSKDYLIIYRHKLNPVKWFTNSRKLVIIGFSAVTKAFLRQLVFQWNSRDHKNSENFTCLSRLQVTVICRAGIVEAEYDNLFKCPYCTSSLGCYLSYQNQSCFVRDCCLRMDLRHWVHFVPGLVQQINREKKVVKLESCEIHYDTLMLMCDRMFELRSPEMPMNAHLPSNLVEINYRLNKFLLFYKVRALLEEMPRTYLVLVYGANLYTYECIAFLIGHGVDCSRMIFVQPHRFTGKAADEKEKNPYWDKNLQLILDDILADKGVSIFMDYDFHHYNLHKSSDFIMEVIFQHFPSRRQATFECDLFISFEEGHLHHRHKHWLRAANIELDGNDILVNEQYQTNDPDIYAVGTFVKIRRTPNYQYRFVSERELARKMLHYLGIVIQKDFEDRFSEPLLFQAILPMRYFITKITMPRRYLQSHLNVMANCNLTTYKNKTFCRVGLSTHMLVEEIVVVTKMECHLDFLLHFCGKHELLLNKLKSRYKAHTIHNFLKYFQEPWTQLIMHESFQDLQAENKEMLSPMATSALSRADRGALGDVTDMDFYTLNKRYLELKLLSFLREHRRDFRHPFALPEDFLKLDVLDLERFVETEEDEENDASSDSTDT; this is translated from the exons ATGAATGACTTTGATGTTCGCCTGGCTGAAGTGGCGGACCTGGATGGGATTAACAAGCTGATCCGATCGCCGGGTGTCAAGTGGTTCGGCAATATCCGTCCCAAGTTTCGGGGCAAGGACACCCTGTTCCATTCCTATCAGACCTACAGGATGTTGGCCACCTGCAGGCAATCCTCTAAATTGGTGGCCTACGCCGAATTCCGGAACTATCCCTCCATCACCGCCCTGCCCACGGATTGCTGGCTGGAGTGGCTGTGCGTGAGATACTG CTTAACATTGTCTATCAGCTGGCTGAATGCTTTGTTCTTCAACTTTTGCATCTACAAGAGTGAGGCATCAGCGGTTCTCGTAGAAATCGTGAAGGAGGTGCTGTACAGGGAAAACAGGGTGTGGTATCTGATCGCAGTAAGGCCTCCGTATGTGCGACAACCCTCCCATTTCGTTGAGAGTTACGatgatttggaaaaaatagCCCAGGTGATTTACCCTCAGGAGTTTAGCACGGATAAGAACTCTAACACGCAGTCATTATATATTGTGCAAAGGTTCGATCTACTGCCGAGGATTTCTTACCGAAAGGCACT CCCCGAGGACAATGATGATATAATTGAACTCCAATCAGTCGAGATGCCCGAACTGCGAGAGGAGCTGGGCGAATTCTATATTGCCGAGGAGGTGATGCGACAGGATGCCGATGCCAAGAAGAGCCTGCTCGTTGTGGCTGAGACAACCAACCAGTGCCAGGAGACCGAGATGGCCCTCTTCCTGTGGCTGAGCACGGATATAGATATTATGTTCTATGTGTGTAACTACGAGGTGGAGCAATTGGGCAACCTGGTGAAGCCCGTCGATAGACAGTCGTTCCACTATGAGACTATTACGGTGTC CTCTGTCCAGCGAAGAGCAGAGGCCAGCATGTTCACCACAGATGCCCTGGACGACTTGGATGCCGTGACCATTTTGGGAGGACTGCAGAAGGTTGACAGCGGTATGAG CGTGGCCAGCGTGGGTAAATTGAAGGTAAGCTCCATTGGTGGCACAATTGACGATACGGTCGCTGCGAGCGAAAACAAGTTTTACATGCGTGAATGCCTGTACTCCAAGTTCAAGTACATCCTTGAGA AACTTCACAGCCCCGAGTACTATTTGCGGCACGAGCACAACGTGATAAACTTCATATATCCCGCCGGACTGGAGCCTGCAGGTCAGGCAGCCATGGAGGCGGCCTCCAACGTATTCATCCTGAAGTGTTTGGTGGCCCGACAGGACTTTCCCCTGCCCCGCCTCTTCAACGCATTGGTAGCCATGTTCTGCGCTTATCCGGAGAGGGACTATTGCATGATGCTGATAACCTCGAAGAACAAGGCCAGCAAGAGCTTAATGGAATTGTTGCAGTACTTTATG CCAGTGGTCTCACGACCAAGTAATGTGTGCGACCTCGACGATGTGTACATAACCCATCGGAGTACCATCTTTGGGGAGATTAGCCTGTACAAGCTGGCAAAGGAAGATGTTTCCGTGGTGCACAAAATGGCCCTGGGAAACTTGAAAAGTGAGGAGAATTCCCCCGAATCTAGCACCAGTAGCTTCTCGTACTGCTCCAAGGTAAACGAACGGGCGGAGTTGGATCATGAGCTTCATGTGCTGGATGCAATAATGAAGGATGTGCTGGAGAACGAGTTCAGTGAGTACGCGATGTTCACGATCCGGTGTGGAAACTCCACGAGATCGGCCAAGGAGAACACTTCGATCGGGTTTGTGGTGCTTCGACAGTTCCACAGCCATGACAAGCTCTTCGATCACTACCACCTGCCCAGGCACGACAATCACTTAAATGGACGACGGGCCGAGATCATATCTCTGCGATTGCATCCACTCTTCTTGGTCAGCGCCGATCTGATATTCAGGGATTTGGCCAGAAAGACCAActtttacgacttttactttatCAGTGCCTTTGAA GGTTATAAGTACAGCAACGATCTGAAGAAAATGATGATGGTTATAGAGCCGAAGCCCGTTAAGAAGGCTCCGGTTTACTCCGAAGCCAGCGCGGATCTGAAGAAGCCGATGAGCCAGTTGCACCTGCCAGTTCCCAATTTCTCCAAGGACTATCTGATCATTTACCGGCACAAACTGAATCCGGTTAAGTGGTTCACCAACAGCAGGAAACTGGTCATAATCGGTTTCAGTGCAGTGACGAAGGCCTTTCTGCGACAGCTAGTGTTCCAGTGGAATAGCAGGGA CCACAAGAACTCGGAGAACTTCACCTGTTTGAGTCGACTTCAAGTGACCGTTATTTGCAGGGCGGGTATCGTGGAGGCGGAATACGACAATCTTTTCAAATGTCCCTATTGCACAAGCTCTCTTGGATGCTATCTTTCCTACCAGAACCAATCCTGCTTTGTACGGGATTGTTGTTTGCGCATGGACCTGCGGCACTGGGTGCACTTTGTGCCCGGTTTGGTGCAGCAGATTAATAG agagaaaaaggtCGTGAAGCTCGAGTCCTGCGAGATTCACTACGATACCCTAATGCTGATGTGTGACCGGATGTTTGAACTTCGTTCTCCCGAAATGCCGATGAACGCACACCTGCCCAGCAACCTCGTCGAGATCAACTACCGCCTGAACAAGTTCCTGCTCTTCTACAAGGTACGGGCTCTCCTGGAGGAGATGCCACGAACCTACTTGGTCCTGGTATACGGTGCCAATTTGTACACCTATGAGTGCATTGCCTTTTTGATTGGCCACGGGGTCGATTGCTCGCGTATGATTTTTGTCCAGCCTCATCGCTTCACCGGCAAGGCGGCGGATGAGAAGGAAAAGAATCCCTACTGGGACAAAAACCTTCAGCTCATCCTGGACGATATCCTTGCGGATAAGGGCGTCTCGATCTTTATGGACTACGACTTTCACCACTACAACCTGCACAAATCGTCGGACTTCATTATGGAGGTGATATTTCAGCATTTTCCCAGTCGAAGGCAGGCGACTTTCGAATGTGACCTTTTCATCTCCTTCGAGGAGGGACACCTCCACCATAGGCACAAACACT GGCTAAGGGCTGCCAACATCGAACTGGATGGCAATGATATCCTGGTAAACGAGCAATACCAGACCAACGATCCTGATATCTATGCAGTGGGCACATTTGTCAAGATCCGAAGGACGCCTAATTACCAGTACAGGTTTGTCAGTGAACGGGAGTTGGCCCGTAAG ATGTTACACTATTTGGGCATTGTCATCCAGAAAGATTTTGAGGATCGATTCTCGGAACCTCTGCTCTTTCAGGCCATTCTCCCGATGCGATACTTCATCACAAAAATCACCATGCCGCGGAGATATCTCCAATCGCATTTGAATGTCATGGCCAATTGCAATTTGACCACGTATAAGAATAAAACCTTCTGCCGCGTAGGATTATCCACTCATATGTTGGTAGAGGAGATCGTGGTTGTGACTAAAATGGAGTGCCATTTGGACTTCCTGCTGCACTTTTGTGGCAAGCACGAGTTGCTTCTGAACAAACTCAAGTCGCGCTACAAGGCCCACACGATTCACAATTTTCTAAAGTATTTTCAAGAGCCCTGGACTCAGTTGATCATGCATGAGAGCTTCCAGGACCTTCAGGCGGAGAATAAAGAAATGCTTAGTCCCATGGCCACTTCCGCGCTATCG CGAGCTGATCGTGGAGCTTTAGGGGATGTAACCGATATGGATTTCTACACGCTCAACAAGCGCTACTTGGAGCTCAAGCTCCTCTCTTTCCTCCGGGAGCATCGACGGGACTTTCGCCATCCATTTGCCCTTCCCGaggattttcttaaattggaTGTGCTCGACTTGGAACGTTTTGTGGAGACGGAGGAGGATGAAGAGAATGATGCGTCTTCAGACTCGACAGACACTTag
- the LOC108062249 gene encoding cilia- and flagella-associated protein 61 isoform X2, whose protein sequence is MRECLYSKFKYILEKLHSPEYYLRHEHNVINFIYPAGLEPAGQAAMEAASNVFILKCLVARQDFPLPRLFNALVAMFCAYPERDYCMMLITSKNKASKSLMELLQYFMPVVSRPSNVCDLDDVYITHRSTIFGEISLYKLAKEDVSVVHKMALGNLKSEENSPESSTSSFSYCSKVNERAELDHELHVLDAIMKDVLENEFSEYAMFTIRCGNSTRSAKENTSIGFVVLRQFHSHDKLFDHYHLPRHDNHLNGRRAEIISLRLHPLFLVSADLIFRDLARKTNFYDFYFISAFEGYKYSNDLKKMMMVIEPKPVKKAPVYSEASADLKKPMSQLHLPVPNFSKDYLIIYRHKLNPVKWFTNSRKLVIIGFSAVTKAFLRQLVFQWNSRDHKNSENFTCLSRLQVTVICRAGIVEAEYDNLFKCPYCTSSLGCYLSYQNQSCFVRDCCLRMDLRHWVHFVPGLVQQINREKKVVKLESCEIHYDTLMLMCDRMFELRSPEMPMNAHLPSNLVEINYRLNKFLLFYKVRALLEEMPRTYLVLVYGANLYTYECIAFLIGHGVDCSRMIFVQPHRFTGKAADEKEKNPYWDKNLQLILDDILADKGVSIFMDYDFHHYNLHKSSDFIMEVIFQHFPSRRQATFECDLFISFEEGHLHHRHKHWLRAANIELDGNDILVNEQYQTNDPDIYAVGTFVKIRRTPNYQYRFVSERELARKMLHYLGIVIQKDFEDRFSEPLLFQAILPMRYFITKITMPRRYLQSHLNVMANCNLTTYKNKTFCRVGLSTHMLVEEIVVVTKMECHLDFLLHFCGKHELLLNKLKSRYKAHTIHNFLKYFQEPWTQLIMHESFQDLQAENKEMLSPMATSALSRADRGALGDVTDMDFYTLNKRYLELKLLSFLREHRRDFRHPFALPEDFLKLDVLDLERFVETEEDEENDASSDSTDT, encoded by the exons ATGCGTGAATGCCTGTACTCCAAGTTCAAGTACATCCTTGAGA AACTTCACAGCCCCGAGTACTATTTGCGGCACGAGCACAACGTGATAAACTTCATATATCCCGCCGGACTGGAGCCTGCAGGTCAGGCAGCCATGGAGGCGGCCTCCAACGTATTCATCCTGAAGTGTTTGGTGGCCCGACAGGACTTTCCCCTGCCCCGCCTCTTCAACGCATTGGTAGCCATGTTCTGCGCTTATCCGGAGAGGGACTATTGCATGATGCTGATAACCTCGAAGAACAAGGCCAGCAAGAGCTTAATGGAATTGTTGCAGTACTTTATG CCAGTGGTCTCACGACCAAGTAATGTGTGCGACCTCGACGATGTGTACATAACCCATCGGAGTACCATCTTTGGGGAGATTAGCCTGTACAAGCTGGCAAAGGAAGATGTTTCCGTGGTGCACAAAATGGCCCTGGGAAACTTGAAAAGTGAGGAGAATTCCCCCGAATCTAGCACCAGTAGCTTCTCGTACTGCTCCAAGGTAAACGAACGGGCGGAGTTGGATCATGAGCTTCATGTGCTGGATGCAATAATGAAGGATGTGCTGGAGAACGAGTTCAGTGAGTACGCGATGTTCACGATCCGGTGTGGAAACTCCACGAGATCGGCCAAGGAGAACACTTCGATCGGGTTTGTGGTGCTTCGACAGTTCCACAGCCATGACAAGCTCTTCGATCACTACCACCTGCCCAGGCACGACAATCACTTAAATGGACGACGGGCCGAGATCATATCTCTGCGATTGCATCCACTCTTCTTGGTCAGCGCCGATCTGATATTCAGGGATTTGGCCAGAAAGACCAActtttacgacttttactttatCAGTGCCTTTGAA GGTTATAAGTACAGCAACGATCTGAAGAAAATGATGATGGTTATAGAGCCGAAGCCCGTTAAGAAGGCTCCGGTTTACTCCGAAGCCAGCGCGGATCTGAAGAAGCCGATGAGCCAGTTGCACCTGCCAGTTCCCAATTTCTCCAAGGACTATCTGATCATTTACCGGCACAAACTGAATCCGGTTAAGTGGTTCACCAACAGCAGGAAACTGGTCATAATCGGTTTCAGTGCAGTGACGAAGGCCTTTCTGCGACAGCTAGTGTTCCAGTGGAATAGCAGGGA CCACAAGAACTCGGAGAACTTCACCTGTTTGAGTCGACTTCAAGTGACCGTTATTTGCAGGGCGGGTATCGTGGAGGCGGAATACGACAATCTTTTCAAATGTCCCTATTGCACAAGCTCTCTTGGATGCTATCTTTCCTACCAGAACCAATCCTGCTTTGTACGGGATTGTTGTTTGCGCATGGACCTGCGGCACTGGGTGCACTTTGTGCCCGGTTTGGTGCAGCAGATTAATAG agagaaaaaggtCGTGAAGCTCGAGTCCTGCGAGATTCACTACGATACCCTAATGCTGATGTGTGACCGGATGTTTGAACTTCGTTCTCCCGAAATGCCGATGAACGCACACCTGCCCAGCAACCTCGTCGAGATCAACTACCGCCTGAACAAGTTCCTGCTCTTCTACAAGGTACGGGCTCTCCTGGAGGAGATGCCACGAACCTACTTGGTCCTGGTATACGGTGCCAATTTGTACACCTATGAGTGCATTGCCTTTTTGATTGGCCACGGGGTCGATTGCTCGCGTATGATTTTTGTCCAGCCTCATCGCTTCACCGGCAAGGCGGCGGATGAGAAGGAAAAGAATCCCTACTGGGACAAAAACCTTCAGCTCATCCTGGACGATATCCTTGCGGATAAGGGCGTCTCGATCTTTATGGACTACGACTTTCACCACTACAACCTGCACAAATCGTCGGACTTCATTATGGAGGTGATATTTCAGCATTTTCCCAGTCGAAGGCAGGCGACTTTCGAATGTGACCTTTTCATCTCCTTCGAGGAGGGACACCTCCACCATAGGCACAAACACT GGCTAAGGGCTGCCAACATCGAACTGGATGGCAATGATATCCTGGTAAACGAGCAATACCAGACCAACGATCCTGATATCTATGCAGTGGGCACATTTGTCAAGATCCGAAGGACGCCTAATTACCAGTACAGGTTTGTCAGTGAACGGGAGTTGGCCCGTAAG ATGTTACACTATTTGGGCATTGTCATCCAGAAAGATTTTGAGGATCGATTCTCGGAACCTCTGCTCTTTCAGGCCATTCTCCCGATGCGATACTTCATCACAAAAATCACCATGCCGCGGAGATATCTCCAATCGCATTTGAATGTCATGGCCAATTGCAATTTGACCACGTATAAGAATAAAACCTTCTGCCGCGTAGGATTATCCACTCATATGTTGGTAGAGGAGATCGTGGTTGTGACTAAAATGGAGTGCCATTTGGACTTCCTGCTGCACTTTTGTGGCAAGCACGAGTTGCTTCTGAACAAACTCAAGTCGCGCTACAAGGCCCACACGATTCACAATTTTCTAAAGTATTTTCAAGAGCCCTGGACTCAGTTGATCATGCATGAGAGCTTCCAGGACCTTCAGGCGGAGAATAAAGAAATGCTTAGTCCCATGGCCACTTCCGCGCTATCG CGAGCTGATCGTGGAGCTTTAGGGGATGTAACCGATATGGATTTCTACACGCTCAACAAGCGCTACTTGGAGCTCAAGCTCCTCTCTTTCCTCCGGGAGCATCGACGGGACTTTCGCCATCCATTTGCCCTTCCCGaggattttcttaaattggaTGTGCTCGACTTGGAACGTTTTGTGGAGACGGAGGAGGATGAAGAGAATGATGCGTCTTCAGACTCGACAGACACTTag
- the LOC108062249 gene encoding cilia- and flagella-associated protein 61 isoform X3, protein MEAASNVFILKCLVARQDFPLPRLFNALVAMFCAYPERDYCMMLITSKNKASKSLMELLQYFMPVVSRPSNVCDLDDVYITHRSTIFGEISLYKLAKEDVSVVHKMALGNLKSEENSPESSTSSFSYCSKVNERAELDHELHVLDAIMKDVLENEFSEYAMFTIRCGNSTRSAKENTSIGFVVLRQFHSHDKLFDHYHLPRHDNHLNGRRAEIISLRLHPLFLVSADLIFRDLARKTNFYDFYFISAFEGYKYSNDLKKMMMVIEPKPVKKAPVYSEASADLKKPMSQLHLPVPNFSKDYLIIYRHKLNPVKWFTNSRKLVIIGFSAVTKAFLRQLVFQWNSRDHKNSENFTCLSRLQVTVICRAGIVEAEYDNLFKCPYCTSSLGCYLSYQNQSCFVRDCCLRMDLRHWVHFVPGLVQQINREKKVVKLESCEIHYDTLMLMCDRMFELRSPEMPMNAHLPSNLVEINYRLNKFLLFYKVRALLEEMPRTYLVLVYGANLYTYECIAFLIGHGVDCSRMIFVQPHRFTGKAADEKEKNPYWDKNLQLILDDILADKGVSIFMDYDFHHYNLHKSSDFIMEVIFQHFPSRRQATFECDLFISFEEGHLHHRHKHWLRAANIELDGNDILVNEQYQTNDPDIYAVGTFVKIRRTPNYQYRFVSERELARKMLHYLGIVIQKDFEDRFSEPLLFQAILPMRYFITKITMPRRYLQSHLNVMANCNLTTYKNKTFCRVGLSTHMLVEEIVVVTKMECHLDFLLHFCGKHELLLNKLKSRYKAHTIHNFLKYFQEPWTQLIMHESFQDLQAENKEMLSPMATSALSRADRGALGDVTDMDFYTLNKRYLELKLLSFLREHRRDFRHPFALPEDFLKLDVLDLERFVETEEDEENDASSDSTDT, encoded by the exons ATGGAGGCGGCCTCCAACGTATTCATCCTGAAGTGTTTGGTGGCCCGACAGGACTTTCCCCTGCCCCGCCTCTTCAACGCATTGGTAGCCATGTTCTGCGCTTATCCGGAGAGGGACTATTGCATGATGCTGATAACCTCGAAGAACAAGGCCAGCAAGAGCTTAATGGAATTGTTGCAGTACTTTATG CCAGTGGTCTCACGACCAAGTAATGTGTGCGACCTCGACGATGTGTACATAACCCATCGGAGTACCATCTTTGGGGAGATTAGCCTGTACAAGCTGGCAAAGGAAGATGTTTCCGTGGTGCACAAAATGGCCCTGGGAAACTTGAAAAGTGAGGAGAATTCCCCCGAATCTAGCACCAGTAGCTTCTCGTACTGCTCCAAGGTAAACGAACGGGCGGAGTTGGATCATGAGCTTCATGTGCTGGATGCAATAATGAAGGATGTGCTGGAGAACGAGTTCAGTGAGTACGCGATGTTCACGATCCGGTGTGGAAACTCCACGAGATCGGCCAAGGAGAACACTTCGATCGGGTTTGTGGTGCTTCGACAGTTCCACAGCCATGACAAGCTCTTCGATCACTACCACCTGCCCAGGCACGACAATCACTTAAATGGACGACGGGCCGAGATCATATCTCTGCGATTGCATCCACTCTTCTTGGTCAGCGCCGATCTGATATTCAGGGATTTGGCCAGAAAGACCAActtttacgacttttactttatCAGTGCCTTTGAA GGTTATAAGTACAGCAACGATCTGAAGAAAATGATGATGGTTATAGAGCCGAAGCCCGTTAAGAAGGCTCCGGTTTACTCCGAAGCCAGCGCGGATCTGAAGAAGCCGATGAGCCAGTTGCACCTGCCAGTTCCCAATTTCTCCAAGGACTATCTGATCATTTACCGGCACAAACTGAATCCGGTTAAGTGGTTCACCAACAGCAGGAAACTGGTCATAATCGGTTTCAGTGCAGTGACGAAGGCCTTTCTGCGACAGCTAGTGTTCCAGTGGAATAGCAGGGA CCACAAGAACTCGGAGAACTTCACCTGTTTGAGTCGACTTCAAGTGACCGTTATTTGCAGGGCGGGTATCGTGGAGGCGGAATACGACAATCTTTTCAAATGTCCCTATTGCACAAGCTCTCTTGGATGCTATCTTTCCTACCAGAACCAATCCTGCTTTGTACGGGATTGTTGTTTGCGCATGGACCTGCGGCACTGGGTGCACTTTGTGCCCGGTTTGGTGCAGCAGATTAATAG agagaaaaaggtCGTGAAGCTCGAGTCCTGCGAGATTCACTACGATACCCTAATGCTGATGTGTGACCGGATGTTTGAACTTCGTTCTCCCGAAATGCCGATGAACGCACACCTGCCCAGCAACCTCGTCGAGATCAACTACCGCCTGAACAAGTTCCTGCTCTTCTACAAGGTACGGGCTCTCCTGGAGGAGATGCCACGAACCTACTTGGTCCTGGTATACGGTGCCAATTTGTACACCTATGAGTGCATTGCCTTTTTGATTGGCCACGGGGTCGATTGCTCGCGTATGATTTTTGTCCAGCCTCATCGCTTCACCGGCAAGGCGGCGGATGAGAAGGAAAAGAATCCCTACTGGGACAAAAACCTTCAGCTCATCCTGGACGATATCCTTGCGGATAAGGGCGTCTCGATCTTTATGGACTACGACTTTCACCACTACAACCTGCACAAATCGTCGGACTTCATTATGGAGGTGATATTTCAGCATTTTCCCAGTCGAAGGCAGGCGACTTTCGAATGTGACCTTTTCATCTCCTTCGAGGAGGGACACCTCCACCATAGGCACAAACACT GGCTAAGGGCTGCCAACATCGAACTGGATGGCAATGATATCCTGGTAAACGAGCAATACCAGACCAACGATCCTGATATCTATGCAGTGGGCACATTTGTCAAGATCCGAAGGACGCCTAATTACCAGTACAGGTTTGTCAGTGAACGGGAGTTGGCCCGTAAG ATGTTACACTATTTGGGCATTGTCATCCAGAAAGATTTTGAGGATCGATTCTCGGAACCTCTGCTCTTTCAGGCCATTCTCCCGATGCGATACTTCATCACAAAAATCACCATGCCGCGGAGATATCTCCAATCGCATTTGAATGTCATGGCCAATTGCAATTTGACCACGTATAAGAATAAAACCTTCTGCCGCGTAGGATTATCCACTCATATGTTGGTAGAGGAGATCGTGGTTGTGACTAAAATGGAGTGCCATTTGGACTTCCTGCTGCACTTTTGTGGCAAGCACGAGTTGCTTCTGAACAAACTCAAGTCGCGCTACAAGGCCCACACGATTCACAATTTTCTAAAGTATTTTCAAGAGCCCTGGACTCAGTTGATCATGCATGAGAGCTTCCAGGACCTTCAGGCGGAGAATAAAGAAATGCTTAGTCCCATGGCCACTTCCGCGCTATCG CGAGCTGATCGTGGAGCTTTAGGGGATGTAACCGATATGGATTTCTACACGCTCAACAAGCGCTACTTGGAGCTCAAGCTCCTCTCTTTCCTCCGGGAGCATCGACGGGACTTTCGCCATCCATTTGCCCTTCCCGaggattttcttaaattggaTGTGCTCGACTTGGAACGTTTTGTGGAGACGGAGGAGGATGAAGAGAATGATGCGTCTTCAGACTCGACAGACACTTag